The stretch of DNA TTGAACCGAATTATTTGGGAGTCAAACAATTTATGCAAATAACGCTGCGTCGGGTTGACCGCGGTAAAGCACAACACGATACTGCAAGTTCAAAGTTTCATCGGCTGCGAGATGGAGCGGTTCGTAATAAACGAGCGAGGGATGGATTAAGCAGTAGTTTTCCCGATTGCGTACCCACCACGTTGTCGGATAACGCGGGTTATCGCGATGATCAACAATGGCGACACCGTAGGTTTCGTTGTCAGTCGGATGTTGTGTTGTGAAACTACACCAACGGCTCTGTTGACCGAAGATGTCCATCGGTTCAGTGCGCCCATCGGCATCCAATAAATTTCCCGGTGTGATGATATTGTCGAATCGGATTGCCATACCACTGTAGAATCTGCCGTCTGCACCGGGTTCACCGCGCCGTAGATCCAAAACCACCTCACGTTCATTCGGTTGAAGCGTCAGCGAAACAGAAATCTGCATCGCATCGGCTGTGGGTGAATGGACGGTTATCTCTCGCTGCTCGGTGAGATGCGTTGTACCTTCCCAATCGATCCACGCGTTCTCAGTTGTTAGGCGTGCGCTGTCAGCATCCGCATTTTGGGCAACAACCCGCTGGTGAACGATTTTGCCGAAGCCTGTCGGATCGCTACCAGGTCCCGGTTGTTCCCAAAAATTGACTTCGTTGACCTTTTTCCACGCGACCCATAGTCCTTGATGATGCACATGGTCGCCGGGTTCGTTCATTGTAAGCGGCGGCGCACCGGGTAGGTTCAACGGATGACAGAAGGGACGGTTGCCGTCTTCGGGAAAATGATAGCCTAAGACCTGTTGTCCGTCCCAAGCGACAGTTAGACTGTGTTCTGTTTGTGAAAGTGTAAACATATTTTTATCCGTAATGTTGCTGGTTTCATATTTTCTAAGGAATTATAGGTTTTGCGCTGCATGATAACCGTGTTCTGTGAGCGCAGTACATATAGAGGTCCAGATAGTTCGTGCTTGTTCAACTGCCTCGGAGGCATCTGTCTCGGTAGCTCCTTGCCTATCCTCTGGGTACCGTGCTTCAACTGCCCATCGGGTTAAATT from Candidatus Poribacteria bacterium encodes:
- a CDS encoding PmoA family protein: MFTLSQTEHSLTVAWDGQQVLGYHFPEDGNRPFCHPLNLPGAPPLTMNEPGDHVHHQGLWVAWKKVNEVNFWEQPGPGSDPTGFGKIVHQRVVAQNADADSARLTTENAWIDWEGTTHLTEQREITVHSPTADAMQISVSLTLQPNEREVVLDLRRGEPGADGRFYSGMAIRFDNIITPGNLLDADGRTEPMDIFGQQSRWCSFTTQHPTDNETYGVAIVDHRDNPRYPTTWWVRNRENYCLIHPSLVYYEPLHLAADETLNLQYRVVLYRGQPDAALFA